A genome region from Candidatus Manganitrophus noduliformans includes the following:
- a CDS encoding chemotaxis protein CheA: MAEKGSDPALDDFVPEAEELIEVLHQNLRQIETLPDRTQVRPDVINAIFRAAHTLKGMSGMIGLSRVSQVSHHLEDMLDKLRMGKLTFSAEIFNVLIDGVDLLQKMIESAAQGKGEPEISQMEERIQAALSGKPQEGGANQLDGVDLDPSILNVLTEYESHRLFENIKSNATLFEVKARFKLETFDTDLSSLNEKIQRMGEIITTLPSISPSPEGGMEFNLIVGLPPESAPLGSEIVSNQVTIREIQRKGKKGESPVPSKPEAMAPVPLPSEGPSNPAPPSSLSPQEGASLRSMAQTVRVDIQKLDVLLNMVGELVLSKAVVSQISKELLEQSGFSGLSLELLKASRMLDKRISEFQEKLVEVRMIPIGQIFDRLVRTVRRLSRDLNKEVNLMVSGEETKMDKSMVEDLADPLLHLIRNALDHGIESREERIKAQKPEVGTIHLRAIQKGNHIVIEVEDDGGGIDADRIYKKAKQKGLIDPAKKYSEGELTHFLFLPGFSTAEQVTEISGRGVGLDVVAKNIAKLSGLVDVETTLGRGTLFTITLPITLIIIKALIVRVGMETFAVPLNSVSESLMISSKEIKTIERKEVVQLRDHTLSLVRLNDLFELGEGKAADDRLYVIVVGLAEKRIGLVVDAVEGQQEIVIKSLGGLLKDAPGISGATELGNRKTILVLDVASLIDEATLGKEKKVEIAG; the protein is encoded by the coding sequence ATGGCCGAGAAGGGAAGCGATCCAGCCTTGGATGATTTTGTTCCGGAAGCGGAAGAGCTCATCGAGGTGCTCCATCAAAATCTCCGGCAGATTGAAACATTGCCCGATCGGACGCAGGTGCGCCCCGATGTGATCAACGCGATCTTTCGCGCCGCGCATACGCTCAAGGGGATGTCCGGAATGATCGGCCTGAGCCGGGTCTCCCAAGTGAGCCATCACCTTGAGGATATGCTCGACAAGCTTCGGATGGGGAAACTGACCTTTTCCGCCGAGATTTTCAATGTCCTGATTGACGGGGTCGACCTGCTCCAGAAGATGATCGAGTCTGCGGCCCAAGGAAAAGGAGAGCCCGAGATCTCTCAGATGGAGGAGCGGATCCAGGCCGCTTTGAGCGGAAAACCGCAAGAAGGTGGGGCGAACCAGCTCGACGGCGTCGATCTCGATCCTTCCATTTTAAACGTTCTCACCGAATACGAAAGCCATCGCCTTTTTGAGAACATCAAGTCGAATGCGACCCTTTTTGAGGTGAAGGCCCGGTTCAAGCTGGAGACATTCGATACCGATCTCTCTTCATTGAACGAAAAGATCCAGAGAATGGGGGAGATCATTACCACCCTTCCGAGCATCAGCCCCTCCCCGGAGGGGGGGATGGAGTTCAACCTCATTGTCGGCCTTCCCCCGGAGAGCGCCCCGCTCGGTTCCGAGATTGTCTCCAATCAGGTGACGATTCGCGAGATTCAAAGGAAAGGAAAGAAGGGGGAAAGCCCGGTCCCTTCGAAGCCGGAGGCGATGGCGCCTGTTCCTTTGCCTTCGGAAGGGCCTTCCAACCCGGCCCCTCCCTCCTCGCTTTCTCCTCAGGAAGGGGCGTCCCTTCGAAGCATGGCGCAAACGGTCCGGGTCGATATTCAAAAGCTCGATGTTCTGCTCAACATGGTTGGAGAGCTCGTTCTGAGCAAGGCGGTCGTCAGCCAGATCAGCAAAGAGCTTTTGGAGCAATCGGGCTTCTCCGGATTGTCCTTGGAGCTGCTGAAGGCATCGAGGATGCTCGACAAGCGGATCAGCGAGTTTCAGGAGAAGCTCGTTGAGGTGCGAATGATCCCGATCGGGCAAATCTTCGACCGTCTGGTCCGGACGGTCCGAAGGCTTTCGAGAGATTTAAATAAAGAGGTCAATCTCATGGTCTCCGGAGAAGAGACCAAGATGGATAAATCGATGGTGGAAGATCTGGCCGATCCCCTCCTTCATCTTATCCGAAATGCGCTCGACCACGGAATTGAAAGCCGTGAGGAGAGGATCAAGGCACAGAAGCCGGAGGTCGGCACGATTCATCTTCGCGCGATTCAGAAGGGAAACCACATCGTCATTGAAGTGGAGGACGACGGCGGAGGAATCGATGCCGATCGGATCTATAAGAAAGCCAAACAGAAGGGGCTGATCGATCCGGCAAAAAAGTACAGCGAGGGAGAGCTGACCCATTTCCTGTTCCTCCCCGGGTTCTCGACGGCCGAACAGGTCACGGAGATTTCCGGAAGAGGGGTGGGACTCGATGTGGTCGCGAAGAATATCGCGAAGCTCTCCGGGCTGGTCGATGTCGAAACGACGTTGGGAAGAGGGACCCTTTTTACGATCACCTTGCCGATCACGTTGATTATCATCAAGGCGTTGATTGTCCGGGTTGGGATGGAAACATTCGCCGTTCCCTTGAATTCCGTTTCGGAGAGCTTGATGATTTCCTCCAAGGAGATCAAGACCATCGAGCGAAAAGAGGTGGTCCAACTGAGGGACCATACCCTCTCATTGGTTCGGTTGAATGACCTCTTCGAGCTGGGTGAGGGGAAGGCGGCGGATGACCGGCTTTATGTGATCGTCGTCGGCCTGGCGGAGAAGCGGATCGGTCTCGTGGTCGATGCCGTCGAAGGCCAGCAGGAGATCGTGATCAAGTCCCTCGGGGGATTGTTAAAAGATGCTCCGGGGATTTCAGGCGCGACCGAACTTGGAAACCGCAAGACGATTTTGGTCCTGGATGTCGCCTCTTTAATCGACGAGGCGACCCTTGGGAAAGAGAAGAAAGTCGAGATCGCCGGATAA
- a CDS encoding MerR family transcriptional regulator, translating to MEDSIPKQLGPKEICGLLNLSHRQLDYWVLIGVVRPILEPHGKKVFKRFTDDDFYFLKEVKALTDEGFLVSKAAQKVRESWSKRIRQNGQEESAK from the coding sequence ATGGAAGATTCCATTCCGAAACAACTCGGACCGAAAGAGATCTGCGGCTTGCTGAACCTTTCACATCGGCAGCTCGACTATTGGGTTTTGATCGGCGTGGTCCGGCCCATTCTGGAGCCGCATGGGAAAAAGGTATTCAAGCGGTTTACCGACGATGATTTTTATTTCTTGAAAGAGGTCAAGGCGCTTACGGATGAGGGCTTTCTGGTCAGCAAGGCGGCGCAGAAGGTGCGAGAGAGTTGGTCCAAGCGGATAAGGCAAAATGGCCAAGAAGAGTCGGCAAAATAA
- a CDS encoding chemotaxis protein CheW: protein MAKKSRQNKPARRMSKERQAFPEMKCAPEAQEAVEAGEGLIGSESVATEAEAPPPSSPMPVSSSEEVPPDAVETAPSMEEEGSEVVSEERELLTFNLADEEYAVDIGLIQEITKLTEITLIPRIQSYIRGIITLRGNVIPVFDMRARLGLAPFVKEPKNRFIICATEKGMVAMLVDRVNDVVRLMRRHLEPTPAGVAAIDAGFIKNIARHGDRLLILLDIEKTLQIDR, encoded by the coding sequence ATGGCCAAGAAGAGTCGGCAAAATAAACCCGCTCGGCGGATGTCAAAAGAACGGCAGGCGTTCCCAGAGATGAAGTGCGCTCCCGAGGCGCAGGAAGCGGTTGAAGCCGGAGAGGGTTTGATCGGTTCGGAATCGGTTGCGACGGAAGCGGAAGCACCCCCCCCTTCGTCTCCGATGCCGGTCTCTTCTTCCGAGGAGGTGCCCCCCGACGCGGTTGAAACGGCGCCGTCGATGGAAGAAGAGGGGTCGGAAGTCGTTTCTGAAGAGCGGGAGTTGCTCACGTTCAATCTTGCGGATGAAGAGTATGCGGTGGATATCGGACTGATTCAGGAAATCACGAAATTGACCGAAATTACGCTTATTCCGCGCATTCAGTCTTACATCAGAGGCATTATCACCTTGAGAGGCAATGTGATTCCCGTTTTTGATATGCGCGCCAGATTGGGGCTGGCCCCTTTCGTCAAGGAACCCAAAAACCGGTTCATCATCTGCGCCACCGAAAAAGGGATGGTGGCGATGTTGGTGGACCGCGTGAATGACGTTGTCCGGCTGATGAGACGTCATTTGGAGCCGACCCCGGCCGGGGTTGCCGCGATCGATGCCGGCTTTATCAAGAATATCGCAAGGCATGGGGACCGGCTTCTCATTCTCTTGGATATTGAAAAAACATTGCAGATCGACCGATAG
- a CDS encoding methyl-accepting chemotaxis protein, with the protein MQETDQTKPNRGLKFKFLLVIGLLLGTMGFLIGLTLLIGLKSSFEGQLQKRGLALASGIAKFGALAVSVEDRAVLEQMILGPSHELDVAYIAVLNHEGKVIVHSDERENGKTLNDPLTAQAAKTLQPTIYRYQNASGRYFDVVAPVHLAAMQSHDGKKVGVIRVGLSLSGIESEIKRLLLVTLSILGALIAIGMSVSLVFTRIIIAPLEQMAGLAVKIAGGDFRRPVEIKTQDEVGVLANALGQMSDGLKGMIKRIQDTSQQVTTVADKVMVNSRRINEGATHQAKAAEKTSSSIEEMNASVKNISENIDGLSTSAEATSSSLIEMSAAISQVATSTVTLSSSVEDTASSLIQMSSSIKQVVEHIDALSMNTVETTASINEVNASIREVEKNAKESAVMTEKVSQDATDLGMDAIEKTIEGMEKIKRTVEKSASVINKLDERTEHIGKILTVIDEVTRQTNLLALNAAILAAQAGEQGKGFTVVADEIKNLADRTASSTKEIAQLIRDVQSEAKDAVVSINEGSQSVEEGVRLSVNARESLNKILDVSRRSSNMSRQIEKATYEQVQAINQVSQAMEKMNTMVQQINRAMQEQGRGIEHITEASEKMRAITRQVKISTEEQANGSKQISDAVEDVTIRIQQIGRGMSEHKKGSEVIVKSILEIHQITQVSMQMAQQMNEAVESLITQANILKEEINRYKV; encoded by the coding sequence ATGCAAGAGACGGATCAAACGAAACCCAATCGGGGATTGAAATTCAAGTTTTTGCTCGTCATCGGCTTGCTGCTGGGAACGATGGGTTTTCTCATCGGCCTGACCTTGCTCATCGGGCTAAAGAGCTCCTTTGAAGGTCAGCTTCAAAAAAGAGGATTGGCCCTGGCGAGCGGCATCGCGAAGTTCGGCGCGCTTGCGGTGTCTGTCGAAGACCGGGCCGTGCTGGAGCAGATGATTCTCGGCCCCTCCCATGAATTGGATGTCGCATATATCGCCGTTTTGAACCACGAAGGAAAGGTCATCGTTCATTCGGATGAGAGAGAAAACGGGAAGACGTTGAATGATCCGCTCACCGCGCAAGCCGCGAAGACGTTACAACCGACGATCTATCGTTATCAAAATGCGTCGGGACGCTATTTCGATGTCGTCGCGCCGGTTCACCTGGCGGCGATGCAGTCGCATGACGGTAAGAAGGTGGGGGTCATCCGCGTGGGACTTTCCTTGAGCGGAATCGAGTCGGAAATAAAGAGGCTGCTTCTGGTCACCCTTTCCATCCTCGGCGCGTTGATCGCCATCGGAATGTCCGTCTCATTGGTGTTCACACGGATCATCATCGCTCCCCTCGAACAAATGGCGGGGCTGGCCGTGAAGATCGCCGGCGGAGATTTCAGGCGACCGGTCGAGATAAAAACGCAGGATGAGGTGGGCGTCCTCGCCAATGCGTTGGGACAGATGTCGGACGGGCTGAAGGGAATGATTAAAAGAATTCAGGATACGTCTCAGCAGGTGACGACCGTGGCCGACAAAGTCATGGTCAATTCGCGCAGAATCAACGAAGGGGCCACGCACCAGGCGAAGGCGGCGGAGAAAACCTCGTCGTCCATTGAGGAGATGAATGCGTCGGTCAAAAACATCTCGGAGAACATCGACGGGCTTTCCACCTCCGCGGAGGCGACCTCTTCGTCGCTCATCGAAATGAGCGCGGCCATCAGTCAGGTGGCGACGAGCACCGTGACCCTTTCTTCATCGGTCGAAGACACCGCCTCCTCCCTGATTCAAATGTCGAGCTCCATCAAGCAGGTGGTCGAGCATATCGACGCGCTCTCGATGAACACGGTGGAGACGACCGCCTCGATCAATGAGGTCAACGCGTCGATCCGGGAGGTGGAGAAAAACGCGAAAGAGTCGGCCGTGATGACGGAGAAGGTGAGTCAGGATGCGACCGACTTGGGGATGGACGCGATCGAGAAAACGATCGAGGGGATGGAAAAAATAAAACGAACGGTCGAAAAATCGGCCAGCGTGATCAATAAACTGGATGAACGGACGGAGCACATCGGGAAGATCCTCACCGTCATCGACGAAGTGACCCGGCAGACCAATCTGCTTGCATTAAACGCCGCCATCCTGGCCGCCCAGGCCGGCGAGCAAGGGAAAGGGTTTACCGTGGTCGCGGATGAAATTAAGAACTTGGCCGATCGGACGGCCTCTTCCACGAAAGAAATCGCGCAGTTGATTCGAGACGTGCAATCCGAGGCGAAAGATGCGGTGGTTTCGATCAACGAGGGGTCCCAAAGCGTCGAAGAAGGGGTCCGCCTCTCCGTCAATGCGCGCGAGTCGTTGAACAAGATTCTGGATGTCTCGAGACGCTCATCGAACATGTCGCGCCAGATTGAAAAAGCGACCTATGAACAGGTCCAAGCGATCAATCAGGTCAGTCAGGCGATGGAAAAGATGAACACGATGGTGCAGCAGATCAACCGGGCCATGCAGGAACAGGGGAGGGGAATCGAGCATATCACCGAGGCCTCGGAGAAAATGCGGGCGATTACGCGCCAGGTGAAGATCTCGACGGAAGAGCAGGCGAATGGAAGCAAACAGATCAGCGATGCGGTCGAGGATGTCACGATACGGATACAGCAGATCGGCCGGGGAATGAGCGAGCATAAAAAAGGAAGTGAAGTGATCGTTAAATCGATCCTGGAGATACACCAGATCACGCAAGTCAGCATGCAGATGGCGCAGCAGATGAATGAGGCGGTCGAAAGCCTCATCACACAAGCCAACATCTTAAAAGAAGAGATCAACCGATATAAAGTGTGA
- a CDS encoding chemotaxis protein CheW codes for MTIDMPLFKETKKEEKVKAEKRIVRFNASGIEYAVSIERIKEIIYAKEVHPLPGAREGIEGVISLRGAVVPVIDSRKKLKAAAVPPGPPEHILIVEVRRQKIGLIVDRVNEVIAVREDQIQRTESFMDQNAAYVDGIYRVGERLIVLLNLERLWTAAETSELEATLSRTISNGADLSPQNKRKQ; via the coding sequence GTGACGATCGACATGCCGCTGTTCAAAGAGACGAAAAAAGAAGAAAAGGTCAAGGCGGAAAAGAGAATCGTCCGCTTCAACGCTTCAGGAATCGAATACGCGGTCTCCATCGAGCGGATCAAGGAGATTATTTATGCGAAGGAGGTCCATCCCCTGCCGGGGGCGCGGGAGGGGATCGAGGGGGTCATCAGCCTCAGGGGAGCCGTTGTTCCTGTCATTGACAGCAGGAAGAAACTCAAGGCGGCGGCGGTTCCGCCGGGTCCGCCGGAGCATATCCTGATTGTCGAAGTGCGCCGACAGAAGATCGGGTTGATTGTCGATCGTGTGAATGAGGTCATAGCGGTGCGGGAAGATCAAATCCAAAGAACAGAGTCGTTCATGGATCAAAACGCAGCGTATGTGGACGGAATTTACAGGGTGGGTGAGCGATTGATCGTGCTGTTGAATCTGGAGCGGTTATGGACTGCGGCCGAAACATCCGAGTTGGAGGCGACGCTCAGCCGGACGATTTCCAACGGCGCGGATCTCTCTCCTCAAAATAAGAGGAAGCAATGA
- a CDS encoding methyl-accepting chemotaxis protein, with amino-acid sequence MRQLKAYLANHLEMKILAIILTFLVCGFGILYYLLSERIEKYSVSQTHQKSEMLASSIHRTLDRSMVNFRADIARHIIEDLKDIPGMVRIQIIRGKTGNGTEEAFQDFITLDDVKTRAPGGLRPEWIGNHRNKEHNVADGVDTPEFKAAFQEYVQDPMQPDTYYFEKIADQNVMTYLKPLPNFDRCFLCHNSDHKLRGVLMISTSIEGMHADIRDQKRNLFVLSTATLLITGFALKFSMSRLAMKPLIKVSERIQDIAGGEGDLSKRLEVKSSDELGKLASGFNLFAEKMSNLIAQILTAAKNVSSTSSGVMEGSREIMQGAEIQINATEATSVSIEQMNSSIRSVAETSESLAGASKESAGAIQQMTFAMDEIAKNMTILNTSVEDASSSILWMSSSVKKIDENVETLLGEAEVTSSAMIQMDQSLNQMRENVDQTVDLSREVSVNADAGKRTVEMTMDGMTRIKEYSTEVGRVIRNLQKQTENIGRFLNVIDEVAEQTNLLALNAAIIAAQAGEHGKGFSVVANEIKELADRTAASTHEIHEIIKALQSEGKMAVEAIDVGNARVEEGVVLSNSAHAALGKIVESISHSTQKITFVANTMEEQSKSVKRVTTSMERVNQMVHQIAKATNEQSKGSEQIIEATHRMKSITQGLQSVLLSHSKGMKKVTETVEEVSRLAQEIANATSDQKVQSEEIMHAIDQIKKVTHENVDTVGKVGFSVEELMRQAKQLEAEISRFKL; translated from the coding sequence ATGAGACAACTCAAAGCCTACCTGGCGAATCACCTCGAAATGAAGATCCTTGCGATCATCCTGACGTTTCTCGTCTGCGGATTCGGAATTCTCTATTACCTCCTTTCGGAGAGGATCGAAAAGTATTCGGTCTCTCAAACACATCAGAAATCCGAAATGCTCGCCTCCTCGATTCATCGGACATTGGATCGAAGCATGGTCAACTTTCGGGCCGATATCGCGCGCCATATTATCGAAGACTTGAAAGATATTCCCGGCATGGTTCGCATTCAAATCATTCGTGGAAAGACGGGAAACGGAACGGAAGAGGCTTTTCAGGATTTTATCACCCTGGACGATGTCAAAACCCGCGCTCCGGGCGGGTTGAGGCCGGAATGGATCGGCAATCACCGGAACAAGGAGCACAATGTGGCCGATGGTGTCGATACGCCGGAGTTTAAAGCGGCTTTCCAGGAATATGTTCAAGATCCGATGCAGCCGGACACCTATTATTTTGAAAAGATCGCCGATCAAAACGTCATGACCTATCTGAAGCCGCTTCCGAACTTTGACCGCTGCTTCCTCTGCCATAATTCCGACCACAAGCTGCGGGGGGTGCTGATGATCTCCACCTCGATCGAAGGGATGCACGCCGATATTCGGGATCAAAAGCGAAATCTCTTCGTCCTTTCGACGGCGACCCTCCTGATCACCGGATTTGCCCTGAAATTTTCGATGAGCCGGCTGGCGATGAAACCGCTCATCAAGGTATCGGAGCGGATTCAAGACATCGCCGGCGGGGAGGGAGATCTCTCCAAGCGGCTGGAGGTGAAGAGCAGCGATGAACTCGGAAAATTGGCGTCCGGGTTCAATCTCTTCGCCGAAAAGATGTCCAATTTGATCGCGCAAATCCTCACGGCGGCGAAGAATGTCTCCTCCACCTCGAGCGGCGTCATGGAAGGGAGCCGCGAGATCATGCAGGGGGCGGAAATTCAGATCAATGCGACCGAGGCGACCTCCGTCTCCATCGAGCAGATGAACAGCAGCATCCGCAGCGTCGCCGAAACCAGCGAAAGCCTCGCCGGCGCATCGAAGGAAAGCGCCGGCGCGATCCAACAAATGACGTTCGCGATGGATGAGATTGCGAAAAATATGACGATCCTGAACACCTCGGTCGAAGACGCCTCCTCCTCGATTCTTTGGATGTCTTCTTCGGTCAAGAAGATCGATGAAAACGTGGAAACGCTCCTCGGAGAGGCGGAGGTCACCTCTTCCGCGATGATCCAGATGGATCAATCGCTCAACCAAATGCGCGAAAATGTGGACCAGACGGTTGACCTTTCGCGCGAGGTCAGCGTCAATGCCGACGCCGGAAAGAGAACGGTTGAAATGACGATGGACGGGATGACGCGGATCAAGGAATACTCGACCGAGGTCGGCCGGGTCATCCGCAATCTCCAGAAGCAGACGGAGAACATCGGCCGATTCTTGAATGTCATCGATGAGGTGGCCGAGCAGACGAATCTGCTGGCGCTGAATGCCGCCATCATCGCCGCCCAGGCGGGCGAACATGGAAAGGGCTTCAGCGTGGTGGCGAATGAGATTAAGGAGTTGGCGGATCGGACGGCCGCATCGACGCACGAAATCCATGAGATCATCAAGGCCCTCCAGTCCGAAGGGAAGATGGCGGTGGAGGCGATCGATGTCGGGAACGCCCGCGTCGAGGAGGGGGTGGTCCTCTCGAACTCGGCTCACGCGGCGCTCGGAAAAATCGTGGAGAGCATCAGTCATTCGACACAGAAGATCACCTTTGTGGCGAATACGATGGAAGAACAATCGAAGAGCGTGAAGCGGGTGACGACCTCCATGGAGCGGGTCAACCAAATGGTTCACCAAATCGCCAAGGCGACCAATGAGCAAAGCAAAGGCTCTGAACAGATCATCGAGGCCACTCACCGGATGAAGTCGATCACGCAGGGGCTTCAGTCCGTTTTATTGTCCCATTCGAAGGGAATGAAAAAAGTCACCGAGACGGTCGAGGAGGTCTCCCGCCTGGCCCAAGAGATCGCGAATGCGACGTCGGACCAAAAGGTCCAGAGCGAAGAGATTATGCACGCCATCGATCAGATCAAGAAGGTGACCCACGAAAACGTCGACACCGTCGGAAAGGTCGGTTTTTCCGTCGAGGAACTGATGCGCCAAGCCAAGCAACTGGAAGCGGAAATATCGAGATTTAAGCTGTAA
- a CDS encoding response regulator, with protein MIVQCPKCQTELALDMKHLDEDTALVCRGCRSILKTKIVVEILVEKGAHSSKSPSPQNEGTASPERSKPAETPARTVEALQEDPLPAAVDPQKVLVAIDGEGTKEMIKELLSGASFKVVEANSGKEILPLLNQQRPAIALIDVGLPDGLGSEFCSMIKKDDRLKETIVILMASIYEKNNKYRRQPSSLFGADDYIERHHIEKDLLVRIRKHLDRKQNGDSPAAPPRPAETSKDPSLRETSMPSLEETARTRRPEMESIPPAIDQGRTLDVEQSTRPALEKGVPPPAVEPGSEKAPEPKEHEDARRLARIIVSDIVLYNKKKVEEGLRSNRFYELLKEEIEEGKKHYDSRVPPEVQKVRDFYKEAFEDFIRKKKG; from the coding sequence ATGATTGTACAATGTCCAAAGTGTCAAACGGAACTCGCGCTCGACATGAAACATCTGGACGAGGATACCGCCTTGGTTTGCAGGGGATGCCGGTCCATTTTAAAAACAAAAATCGTCGTCGAAATCCTTGTGGAAAAAGGGGCGCACTCCTCCAAGAGCCCCTCCCCGCAAAATGAAGGAACGGCATCCCCGGAACGATCGAAGCCGGCGGAGACTCCGGCGAGAACGGTAGAAGCGCTCCAAGAAGACCCTCTTCCCGCCGCCGTCGATCCTCAAAAGGTGCTTGTCGCCATTGACGGAGAGGGGACCAAAGAGATGATCAAGGAGCTCCTTTCCGGGGCAAGCTTCAAGGTGGTCGAGGCCAACTCGGGAAAGGAAATTCTCCCTCTTCTAAACCAGCAGCGCCCCGCGATCGCGCTCATCGATGTTGGCCTGCCCGACGGTTTGGGGAGCGAATTCTGCAGCATGATCAAAAAAGACGACCGGCTCAAGGAGACGATCGTCATCCTGATGGCCTCCATCTATGAGAAGAACAACAAATATCGGAGGCAACCGAGCTCCCTTTTCGGCGCCGACGATTATATCGAACGCCATCATATCGAGAAGGATCTTCTCGTCAGGATCCGAAAACATTTGGATCGGAAGCAGAATGGCGATTCCCCCGCCGCGCCTCCTCGGCCGGCCGAAACCTCCAAGGATCCCTCCTTGAGAGAGACGTCGATGCCGTCCTTAGAGGAAACGGCCCGGACCCGGCGTCCCGAAATGGAGTCGATTCCACCGGCGATCGATCAGGGAAGGACCCTGGACGTTGAGCAGTCCACCCGTCCTGCATTGGAAAAGGGTGTCCCTCCCCCCGCCGTGGAGCCGGGGTCTGAAAAGGCGCCGGAGCCGAAGGAGCACGAGGATGCCAGGCGTCTGGCGCGGATCATTGTTTCCGACATCGTTCTCTACAATAAAAAGAAGGTCGAAGAGGGGCTGCGTTCCAATCGGTTTTATGAATTGCTGAAAGAAGAGATCGAGGAGGGAAAAAAACATTATGATTCCAGGGTCCCTCCGGAAGTTCAAAAGGTGCGGGATTTCTATAAAGAGGCCTTCGAAGATTTTATCAGGAAGAAAAAGGGCTGA